In one window of Hyla sarda isolate aHylSar1 chromosome 1, aHylSar1.hap1, whole genome shotgun sequence DNA:
- the KLHL26 gene encoding kelch-like protein 26 isoform X1 — MTDVITKYNWWRKNQTIIWVCRCKIERDMIFKSMADKNSSMKCTFSAPGHSTTLLQGLTALRAQGQLLDVILTINNEVFQVHKVVLAACSDYFRAMFTGGMREASQDVIELKGVSSRGLRHIIDFAYSAEVTLDLDCIHDVLGAAVFLQMVPVVELCEEFLKSAMSVETCLNIGQMATTFSLASLKESVDFFTFKHFLKISEEEDFLHLPLERLVFFLQSNKLKNCSEIDLFHAAIRWLQFDYSRRANASQVLCHIRFPLMKSSELVDSVQIVDIMVEDVLCRQFLLEAFNYQILPFRQHEMQSCRTIIRSDVCSLITFGGTPYTDNDRTVSCKVYYLPDLSARQFKELDEMEVGCSHACVAVLDNFVYVVGGQHLQYRSGEGAVEVCFRYDPHLNQWLRIQPMQESRIQFQLHVLYGMLYATGGRNRSGSLASVERYCPKTNEWTYVCSLKRRTWGHAGATLRGRLYISGGYGVSVDDKKALHCYDPSLDQWEFKTPMNEPRVLHAMVGTKNRIYAFGGRMDHVDRCFDVLAVEYYAPETDTWTTVSPMRAGQSEAGCCLLEQKIFIVGGYNWHLNNVTSIVQVYNTETDEWERDLHFPESFAGIACASIILPQVTAQS, encoded by the exons atgactgatgtaattacaaagtacaattggtggcgcaaaaaccaaaccatcatatgggtctgtaggtgcaaaattgaaagggatatgatatttaaaag CATGGCTGACAAGAACAGCAGCATGAAATGCaccttctccgctccaggccatAGCACAACCCTTCTGCAGGGACTGACTGCACTACGAGCACAAGGCCAACTGCTCGATGTCATTCTTACTATAAACAATGAAGTATTCCAAGTTCACAAAGTGGTcctagcagcctgcagtgattattTTAG gGCAATGTTTACAGGAGGAATGAGGGAAGCCAGTCAAGATGTTATTGAACTTAAAGGAGTATCCTCTAGAGGACTGCGACATATCATTGATTTTGCCTACAGTGCAGAAGTTACTCTGGATCTTGACTGTATCCATGATGTTCTTGGAGCTGCAGTTTTTCTCCAAATGGTACCTGTTGTGGAACTTTGTGAGGAGTTCTTAAAATCAGCTATGAGTGTAGAGACTTGTTTGAATATTGGGCAGATGGCTACAACTTTCAGTTTGGCATCTTTGAAAGAATCAGTGGATTTCTTCACTTTTAAACACTTTCTTAAAATATCTGAGGAGGAAGATTTTCTTCATTTACCCTTAGAACGGTTAGTTTTCTTCCTCCAAAGTAATAAGTTAAAAAATTGCAGTGAAATTGATTTATTTCACGCTGCCATCCGTTGGTTACAGTTTGACTATTCCCGACGAGCAAATGCTAGTCAAGTTCTATGCCACATTCGCTTTCCATTGATGAAGTCATCTGAACTGGTGGACAGTGTTCAGATCGTAGATATTATGGTAGAAGACGTGTTATGCCGACAATTTCTGCTTGAGGCCTTCAACTACCAAATTCTCCCATTCCGCCAGCATGAAATGCAGTCTTGTAGGACCATTATTAGGTCAGATGTATGCTCACTTATAACATTTGGTGGAACGCCGTATACCGATAATGATCGAACAGTAAGCTGTAAAGTCTATTATTTGCCAGATCTAAGTGCACGTCAGTTTAAGGAGCTTGATGAAATGGAGGTAGGCTGTAGCCACGCCTGTGTTGCAGTCTTGGACAACTTTGTGTATGTTGTAGGAGGACAGCATTTGCAATATCGAAGTGGCGAAGGCGCTGTAGAAGTTTGTTTTCGCTATGATCCTCATTTAAATCAGTGGCTTCGAATTCAACCCATGCAGGAGAGCCGAATTCAGTTTCAACTGCATGTCTTGTATGGCATGCTATACGCAACTGGGGGAAGAAACCGGTCAGGAAGTTTGGCATCTGTCGAAAGGTATTGTCCCAAGACGAATGAGTGGACTTATGTCTGCTCTTTAAAGCGCCGGACTTGGGGTCATGCTGGTGCTACACTAAGAGGCAGACTGTATATTTCAGGAGGCTATGGAGTCTCTGTTGATGACAAAAAAGCCTTGCATTGTTATGACCCTTCTCTTGACCAATGGGAATTTAAGACTCCAATGAATGAGCCAAGAGTTCTTCATGCCATGGTAGGGACAAAGAACAGAATTTATGCCTTTGGGGGACGCATGGATCATGTTGATCGATGTTTTGATGTTTTAGCAGTTGAGTATTATGCTCCAGAGACTGACACATGGACAACTGTGAGTCCAATGCGAGCTGGACAATCTGAAGCAGGCTGCTGTCTTTTAGagcaaaaaatttttattgtagggggcTACAACTGGCACTTGAACAACGTGACTAGTATTGTACAAGTATACAATACAGAAACTGATGAATGGGAGAGGGACTTACATTTCCCAGAATCATTTGCAGGAATAGCTTGTGCATCAATTATACTACCACAAGTTACAGCCCAGAGCTAA
- the KLHL26 gene encoding kelch-like protein 26 isoform X4 has translation MRGTGGISMADKNSSMKCTFSAPGHSTTLLQGLTALRAQGQLLDVILTINNEVFQVHKVVLAACSDYFRAMFTGGMREASQDVIELKGVSSRGLRHIIDFAYSAEVTLDLDCIHDVLGAAVFLQMVPVVELCEEFLKSAMSVETCLNIGQMATTFSLASLKESVDFFTFKHFLKISEEEDFLHLPLERLVFFLQSNKLKNCSEIDLFHAAIRWLQFDYSRRANASQVLCHIRFPLMKSSELVDSVQIVDIMVEDVLCRQFLLEAFNYQILPFRQHEMQSCRTIIRSDVCSLITFGGTPYTDNDRTVSCKVYYLPDLSARQFKELDEMEVGCSHACVAVLDNFVYVVGGQHLQYRSGEGAVEVCFRYDPHLNQWLRIQPMQESRIQFQLHVLYGMLYATGGRNRSGSLASVERYCPKTNEWTYVCSLKRRTWGHAGATLRGRLYISGGYGVSVDDKKALHCYDPSLDQWEFKTPMNEPRVLHAMVGTKNRIYAFGGRMDHVDRCFDVLAVEYYAPETDTWTTVSPMRAGQSEAGCCLLEQKIFIVGGYNWHLNNVTSIVQVYNTETDEWERDLHFPESFAGIACASIILPQVTAQS, from the exons CATGGCTGACAAGAACAGCAGCATGAAATGCaccttctccgctccaggccatAGCACAACCCTTCTGCAGGGACTGACTGCACTACGAGCACAAGGCCAACTGCTCGATGTCATTCTTACTATAAACAATGAAGTATTCCAAGTTCACAAAGTGGTcctagcagcctgcagtgattattTTAG gGCAATGTTTACAGGAGGAATGAGGGAAGCCAGTCAAGATGTTATTGAACTTAAAGGAGTATCCTCTAGAGGACTGCGACATATCATTGATTTTGCCTACAGTGCAGAAGTTACTCTGGATCTTGACTGTATCCATGATGTTCTTGGAGCTGCAGTTTTTCTCCAAATGGTACCTGTTGTGGAACTTTGTGAGGAGTTCTTAAAATCAGCTATGAGTGTAGAGACTTGTTTGAATATTGGGCAGATGGCTACAACTTTCAGTTTGGCATCTTTGAAAGAATCAGTGGATTTCTTCACTTTTAAACACTTTCTTAAAATATCTGAGGAGGAAGATTTTCTTCATTTACCCTTAGAACGGTTAGTTTTCTTCCTCCAAAGTAATAAGTTAAAAAATTGCAGTGAAATTGATTTATTTCACGCTGCCATCCGTTGGTTACAGTTTGACTATTCCCGACGAGCAAATGCTAGTCAAGTTCTATGCCACATTCGCTTTCCATTGATGAAGTCATCTGAACTGGTGGACAGTGTTCAGATCGTAGATATTATGGTAGAAGACGTGTTATGCCGACAATTTCTGCTTGAGGCCTTCAACTACCAAATTCTCCCATTCCGCCAGCATGAAATGCAGTCTTGTAGGACCATTATTAGGTCAGATGTATGCTCACTTATAACATTTGGTGGAACGCCGTATACCGATAATGATCGAACAGTAAGCTGTAAAGTCTATTATTTGCCAGATCTAAGTGCACGTCAGTTTAAGGAGCTTGATGAAATGGAGGTAGGCTGTAGCCACGCCTGTGTTGCAGTCTTGGACAACTTTGTGTATGTTGTAGGAGGACAGCATTTGCAATATCGAAGTGGCGAAGGCGCTGTAGAAGTTTGTTTTCGCTATGATCCTCATTTAAATCAGTGGCTTCGAATTCAACCCATGCAGGAGAGCCGAATTCAGTTTCAACTGCATGTCTTGTATGGCATGCTATACGCAACTGGGGGAAGAAACCGGTCAGGAAGTTTGGCATCTGTCGAAAGGTATTGTCCCAAGACGAATGAGTGGACTTATGTCTGCTCTTTAAAGCGCCGGACTTGGGGTCATGCTGGTGCTACACTAAGAGGCAGACTGTATATTTCAGGAGGCTATGGAGTCTCTGTTGATGACAAAAAAGCCTTGCATTGTTATGACCCTTCTCTTGACCAATGGGAATTTAAGACTCCAATGAATGAGCCAAGAGTTCTTCATGCCATGGTAGGGACAAAGAACAGAATTTATGCCTTTGGGGGACGCATGGATCATGTTGATCGATGTTTTGATGTTTTAGCAGTTGAGTATTATGCTCCAGAGACTGACACATGGACAACTGTGAGTCCAATGCGAGCTGGACAATCTGAAGCAGGCTGCTGTCTTTTAGagcaaaaaatttttattgtagggggcTACAACTGGCACTTGAACAACGTGACTAGTATTGTACAAGTATACAATACAGAAACTGATGAATGGGAGAGGGACTTACATTTCCCAGAATCATTTGCAGGAATAGCTTGTGCATCAATTATACTACCACAAGTTACAGCCCAGAGCTAA
- the KLHL26 gene encoding kelch-like protein 26 isoform X5, with the protein MSMADKNSSMKCTFSAPGHSTTLLQGLTALRAQGQLLDVILTINNEVFQVHKVVLAACSDYFRAMFTGGMREASQDVIELKGVSSRGLRHIIDFAYSAEVTLDLDCIHDVLGAAVFLQMVPVVELCEEFLKSAMSVETCLNIGQMATTFSLASLKESVDFFTFKHFLKISEEEDFLHLPLERLVFFLQSNKLKNCSEIDLFHAAIRWLQFDYSRRANASQVLCHIRFPLMKSSELVDSVQIVDIMVEDVLCRQFLLEAFNYQILPFRQHEMQSCRTIIRSDVCSLITFGGTPYTDNDRTVSCKVYYLPDLSARQFKELDEMEVGCSHACVAVLDNFVYVVGGQHLQYRSGEGAVEVCFRYDPHLNQWLRIQPMQESRIQFQLHVLYGMLYATGGRNRSGSLASVERYCPKTNEWTYVCSLKRRTWGHAGATLRGRLYISGGYGVSVDDKKALHCYDPSLDQWEFKTPMNEPRVLHAMVGTKNRIYAFGGRMDHVDRCFDVLAVEYYAPETDTWTTVSPMRAGQSEAGCCLLEQKIFIVGGYNWHLNNVTSIVQVYNTETDEWERDLHFPESFAGIACASIILPQVTAQS; encoded by the exons CATGGCTGACAAGAACAGCAGCATGAAATGCaccttctccgctccaggccatAGCACAACCCTTCTGCAGGGACTGACTGCACTACGAGCACAAGGCCAACTGCTCGATGTCATTCTTACTATAAACAATGAAGTATTCCAAGTTCACAAAGTGGTcctagcagcctgcagtgattattTTAG gGCAATGTTTACAGGAGGAATGAGGGAAGCCAGTCAAGATGTTATTGAACTTAAAGGAGTATCCTCTAGAGGACTGCGACATATCATTGATTTTGCCTACAGTGCAGAAGTTACTCTGGATCTTGACTGTATCCATGATGTTCTTGGAGCTGCAGTTTTTCTCCAAATGGTACCTGTTGTGGAACTTTGTGAGGAGTTCTTAAAATCAGCTATGAGTGTAGAGACTTGTTTGAATATTGGGCAGATGGCTACAACTTTCAGTTTGGCATCTTTGAAAGAATCAGTGGATTTCTTCACTTTTAAACACTTTCTTAAAATATCTGAGGAGGAAGATTTTCTTCATTTACCCTTAGAACGGTTAGTTTTCTTCCTCCAAAGTAATAAGTTAAAAAATTGCAGTGAAATTGATTTATTTCACGCTGCCATCCGTTGGTTACAGTTTGACTATTCCCGACGAGCAAATGCTAGTCAAGTTCTATGCCACATTCGCTTTCCATTGATGAAGTCATCTGAACTGGTGGACAGTGTTCAGATCGTAGATATTATGGTAGAAGACGTGTTATGCCGACAATTTCTGCTTGAGGCCTTCAACTACCAAATTCTCCCATTCCGCCAGCATGAAATGCAGTCTTGTAGGACCATTATTAGGTCAGATGTATGCTCACTTATAACATTTGGTGGAACGCCGTATACCGATAATGATCGAACAGTAAGCTGTAAAGTCTATTATTTGCCAGATCTAAGTGCACGTCAGTTTAAGGAGCTTGATGAAATGGAGGTAGGCTGTAGCCACGCCTGTGTTGCAGTCTTGGACAACTTTGTGTATGTTGTAGGAGGACAGCATTTGCAATATCGAAGTGGCGAAGGCGCTGTAGAAGTTTGTTTTCGCTATGATCCTCATTTAAATCAGTGGCTTCGAATTCAACCCATGCAGGAGAGCCGAATTCAGTTTCAACTGCATGTCTTGTATGGCATGCTATACGCAACTGGGGGAAGAAACCGGTCAGGAAGTTTGGCATCTGTCGAAAGGTATTGTCCCAAGACGAATGAGTGGACTTATGTCTGCTCTTTAAAGCGCCGGACTTGGGGTCATGCTGGTGCTACACTAAGAGGCAGACTGTATATTTCAGGAGGCTATGGAGTCTCTGTTGATGACAAAAAAGCCTTGCATTGTTATGACCCTTCTCTTGACCAATGGGAATTTAAGACTCCAATGAATGAGCCAAGAGTTCTTCATGCCATGGTAGGGACAAAGAACAGAATTTATGCCTTTGGGGGACGCATGGATCATGTTGATCGATGTTTTGATGTTTTAGCAGTTGAGTATTATGCTCCAGAGACTGACACATGGACAACTGTGAGTCCAATGCGAGCTGGACAATCTGAAGCAGGCTGCTGTCTTTTAGagcaaaaaatttttattgtagggggcTACAACTGGCACTTGAACAACGTGACTAGTATTGTACAAGTATACAATACAGAAACTGATGAATGGGAGAGGGACTTACATTTCCCAGAATCATTTGCAGGAATAGCTTGTGCATCAATTATACTACCACAAGTTACAGCCCAGAGCTAA
- the KLHL26 gene encoding kelch-like protein 26 isoform X3, with translation MAESGGGEFISLGQSSMADKNSSMKCTFSAPGHSTTLLQGLTALRAQGQLLDVILTINNEVFQVHKVVLAACSDYFRAMFTGGMREASQDVIELKGVSSRGLRHIIDFAYSAEVTLDLDCIHDVLGAAVFLQMVPVVELCEEFLKSAMSVETCLNIGQMATTFSLASLKESVDFFTFKHFLKISEEEDFLHLPLERLVFFLQSNKLKNCSEIDLFHAAIRWLQFDYSRRANASQVLCHIRFPLMKSSELVDSVQIVDIMVEDVLCRQFLLEAFNYQILPFRQHEMQSCRTIIRSDVCSLITFGGTPYTDNDRTVSCKVYYLPDLSARQFKELDEMEVGCSHACVAVLDNFVYVVGGQHLQYRSGEGAVEVCFRYDPHLNQWLRIQPMQESRIQFQLHVLYGMLYATGGRNRSGSLASVERYCPKTNEWTYVCSLKRRTWGHAGATLRGRLYISGGYGVSVDDKKALHCYDPSLDQWEFKTPMNEPRVLHAMVGTKNRIYAFGGRMDHVDRCFDVLAVEYYAPETDTWTTVSPMRAGQSEAGCCLLEQKIFIVGGYNWHLNNVTSIVQVYNTETDEWERDLHFPESFAGIACASIILPQVTAQS, from the exons CATGGCTGACAAGAACAGCAGCATGAAATGCaccttctccgctccaggccatAGCACAACCCTTCTGCAGGGACTGACTGCACTACGAGCACAAGGCCAACTGCTCGATGTCATTCTTACTATAAACAATGAAGTATTCCAAGTTCACAAAGTGGTcctagcagcctgcagtgattattTTAG gGCAATGTTTACAGGAGGAATGAGGGAAGCCAGTCAAGATGTTATTGAACTTAAAGGAGTATCCTCTAGAGGACTGCGACATATCATTGATTTTGCCTACAGTGCAGAAGTTACTCTGGATCTTGACTGTATCCATGATGTTCTTGGAGCTGCAGTTTTTCTCCAAATGGTACCTGTTGTGGAACTTTGTGAGGAGTTCTTAAAATCAGCTATGAGTGTAGAGACTTGTTTGAATATTGGGCAGATGGCTACAACTTTCAGTTTGGCATCTTTGAAAGAATCAGTGGATTTCTTCACTTTTAAACACTTTCTTAAAATATCTGAGGAGGAAGATTTTCTTCATTTACCCTTAGAACGGTTAGTTTTCTTCCTCCAAAGTAATAAGTTAAAAAATTGCAGTGAAATTGATTTATTTCACGCTGCCATCCGTTGGTTACAGTTTGACTATTCCCGACGAGCAAATGCTAGTCAAGTTCTATGCCACATTCGCTTTCCATTGATGAAGTCATCTGAACTGGTGGACAGTGTTCAGATCGTAGATATTATGGTAGAAGACGTGTTATGCCGACAATTTCTGCTTGAGGCCTTCAACTACCAAATTCTCCCATTCCGCCAGCATGAAATGCAGTCTTGTAGGACCATTATTAGGTCAGATGTATGCTCACTTATAACATTTGGTGGAACGCCGTATACCGATAATGATCGAACAGTAAGCTGTAAAGTCTATTATTTGCCAGATCTAAGTGCACGTCAGTTTAAGGAGCTTGATGAAATGGAGGTAGGCTGTAGCCACGCCTGTGTTGCAGTCTTGGACAACTTTGTGTATGTTGTAGGAGGACAGCATTTGCAATATCGAAGTGGCGAAGGCGCTGTAGAAGTTTGTTTTCGCTATGATCCTCATTTAAATCAGTGGCTTCGAATTCAACCCATGCAGGAGAGCCGAATTCAGTTTCAACTGCATGTCTTGTATGGCATGCTATACGCAACTGGGGGAAGAAACCGGTCAGGAAGTTTGGCATCTGTCGAAAGGTATTGTCCCAAGACGAATGAGTGGACTTATGTCTGCTCTTTAAAGCGCCGGACTTGGGGTCATGCTGGTGCTACACTAAGAGGCAGACTGTATATTTCAGGAGGCTATGGAGTCTCTGTTGATGACAAAAAAGCCTTGCATTGTTATGACCCTTCTCTTGACCAATGGGAATTTAAGACTCCAATGAATGAGCCAAGAGTTCTTCATGCCATGGTAGGGACAAAGAACAGAATTTATGCCTTTGGGGGACGCATGGATCATGTTGATCGATGTTTTGATGTTTTAGCAGTTGAGTATTATGCTCCAGAGACTGACACATGGACAACTGTGAGTCCAATGCGAGCTGGACAATCTGAAGCAGGCTGCTGTCTTTTAGagcaaaaaatttttattgtagggggcTACAACTGGCACTTGAACAACGTGACTAGTATTGTACAAGTATACAATACAGAAACTGATGAATGGGAGAGGGACTTACATTTCCCAGAATCATTTGCAGGAATAGCTTGTGCATCAATTATACTACCACAAGTTACAGCCCAGAGCTAA
- the KLHL26 gene encoding kelch-like protein 26 isoform X2, whose amino-acid sequence MADKNSSMKCTFSAPGHSTTLLQGLTALRAQGQLLDVILTINNEVFQVHKVVLAACSDYFRAMFTGGMREASQDVIELKGVSSRGLRHIIDFAYSAEVTLDLDCIHDVLGAAVFLQMVPVVELCEEFLKSAMSVETCLNIGQMATTFSLASLKESVDFFTFKHFLKISEEEDFLHLPLERLVFFLQSNKLKNCSEIDLFHAAIRWLQFDYSRRANASQVLCHIRFPLMKSSELVDSVQIVDIMVEDVLCRQFLLEAFNYQILPFRQHEMQSCRTIIRSDVCSLITFGGTPYTDNDRTVSCKVYYLPDLSARQFKELDEMEVGCSHACVAVLDNFVYVVGGQHLQYRSGEGAVEVCFRYDPHLNQWLRIQPMQESRIQFQLHVLYGMLYATGGRNRSGSLASVERYCPKTNEWTYVCSLKRRTWGHAGATLRGRLYISGGYGVSVDDKKALHCYDPSLDQWEFKTPMNEPRVLHAMVGTKNRIYAFGGRMDHVDRCFDVLAVEYYAPETDTWTTVSPMRAGQSEAGCCLLEQKIFIVGGYNWHLNNVTSIVQVYNTETDEWERDLHFPESFAGIACASIILPQVTAQS is encoded by the exons ATGGCTGACAAGAACAGCAGCATGAAATGCaccttctccgctccaggccatAGCACAACCCTTCTGCAGGGACTGACTGCACTACGAGCACAAGGCCAACTGCTCGATGTCATTCTTACTATAAACAATGAAGTATTCCAAGTTCACAAAGTGGTcctagcagcctgcagtgattattTTAG gGCAATGTTTACAGGAGGAATGAGGGAAGCCAGTCAAGATGTTATTGAACTTAAAGGAGTATCCTCTAGAGGACTGCGACATATCATTGATTTTGCCTACAGTGCAGAAGTTACTCTGGATCTTGACTGTATCCATGATGTTCTTGGAGCTGCAGTTTTTCTCCAAATGGTACCTGTTGTGGAACTTTGTGAGGAGTTCTTAAAATCAGCTATGAGTGTAGAGACTTGTTTGAATATTGGGCAGATGGCTACAACTTTCAGTTTGGCATCTTTGAAAGAATCAGTGGATTTCTTCACTTTTAAACACTTTCTTAAAATATCTGAGGAGGAAGATTTTCTTCATTTACCCTTAGAACGGTTAGTTTTCTTCCTCCAAAGTAATAAGTTAAAAAATTGCAGTGAAATTGATTTATTTCACGCTGCCATCCGTTGGTTACAGTTTGACTATTCCCGACGAGCAAATGCTAGTCAAGTTCTATGCCACATTCGCTTTCCATTGATGAAGTCATCTGAACTGGTGGACAGTGTTCAGATCGTAGATATTATGGTAGAAGACGTGTTATGCCGACAATTTCTGCTTGAGGCCTTCAACTACCAAATTCTCCCATTCCGCCAGCATGAAATGCAGTCTTGTAGGACCATTATTAGGTCAGATGTATGCTCACTTATAACATTTGGTGGAACGCCGTATACCGATAATGATCGAACAGTAAGCTGTAAAGTCTATTATTTGCCAGATCTAAGTGCACGTCAGTTTAAGGAGCTTGATGAAATGGAGGTAGGCTGTAGCCACGCCTGTGTTGCAGTCTTGGACAACTTTGTGTATGTTGTAGGAGGACAGCATTTGCAATATCGAAGTGGCGAAGGCGCTGTAGAAGTTTGTTTTCGCTATGATCCTCATTTAAATCAGTGGCTTCGAATTCAACCCATGCAGGAGAGCCGAATTCAGTTTCAACTGCATGTCTTGTATGGCATGCTATACGCAACTGGGGGAAGAAACCGGTCAGGAAGTTTGGCATCTGTCGAAAGGTATTGTCCCAAGACGAATGAGTGGACTTATGTCTGCTCTTTAAAGCGCCGGACTTGGGGTCATGCTGGTGCTACACTAAGAGGCAGACTGTATATTTCAGGAGGCTATGGAGTCTCTGTTGATGACAAAAAAGCCTTGCATTGTTATGACCCTTCTCTTGACCAATGGGAATTTAAGACTCCAATGAATGAGCCAAGAGTTCTTCATGCCATGGTAGGGACAAAGAACAGAATTTATGCCTTTGGGGGACGCATGGATCATGTTGATCGATGTTTTGATGTTTTAGCAGTTGAGTATTATGCTCCAGAGACTGACACATGGACAACTGTGAGTCCAATGCGAGCTGGACAATCTGAAGCAGGCTGCTGTCTTTTAGagcaaaaaatttttattgtagggggcTACAACTGGCACTTGAACAACGTGACTAGTATTGTACAAGTATACAATACAGAAACTGATGAATGGGAGAGGGACTTACATTTCCCAGAATCATTTGCAGGAATAGCTTGTGCATCAATTATACTACCACAAGTTACAGCCCAGAGCTAA
- the KLHL26 gene encoding kelch-like protein 26 isoform X6 — protein MFTGGMREASQDVIELKGVSSRGLRHIIDFAYSAEVTLDLDCIHDVLGAAVFLQMVPVVELCEEFLKSAMSVETCLNIGQMATTFSLASLKESVDFFTFKHFLKISEEEDFLHLPLERLVFFLQSNKLKNCSEIDLFHAAIRWLQFDYSRRANASQVLCHIRFPLMKSSELVDSVQIVDIMVEDVLCRQFLLEAFNYQILPFRQHEMQSCRTIIRSDVCSLITFGGTPYTDNDRTVSCKVYYLPDLSARQFKELDEMEVGCSHACVAVLDNFVYVVGGQHLQYRSGEGAVEVCFRYDPHLNQWLRIQPMQESRIQFQLHVLYGMLYATGGRNRSGSLASVERYCPKTNEWTYVCSLKRRTWGHAGATLRGRLYISGGYGVSVDDKKALHCYDPSLDQWEFKTPMNEPRVLHAMVGTKNRIYAFGGRMDHVDRCFDVLAVEYYAPETDTWTTVSPMRAGQSEAGCCLLEQKIFIVGGYNWHLNNVTSIVQVYNTETDEWERDLHFPESFAGIACASIILPQVTAQS, from the coding sequence ATGTTTACAGGAGGAATGAGGGAAGCCAGTCAAGATGTTATTGAACTTAAAGGAGTATCCTCTAGAGGACTGCGACATATCATTGATTTTGCCTACAGTGCAGAAGTTACTCTGGATCTTGACTGTATCCATGATGTTCTTGGAGCTGCAGTTTTTCTCCAAATGGTACCTGTTGTGGAACTTTGTGAGGAGTTCTTAAAATCAGCTATGAGTGTAGAGACTTGTTTGAATATTGGGCAGATGGCTACAACTTTCAGTTTGGCATCTTTGAAAGAATCAGTGGATTTCTTCACTTTTAAACACTTTCTTAAAATATCTGAGGAGGAAGATTTTCTTCATTTACCCTTAGAACGGTTAGTTTTCTTCCTCCAAAGTAATAAGTTAAAAAATTGCAGTGAAATTGATTTATTTCACGCTGCCATCCGTTGGTTACAGTTTGACTATTCCCGACGAGCAAATGCTAGTCAAGTTCTATGCCACATTCGCTTTCCATTGATGAAGTCATCTGAACTGGTGGACAGTGTTCAGATCGTAGATATTATGGTAGAAGACGTGTTATGCCGACAATTTCTGCTTGAGGCCTTCAACTACCAAATTCTCCCATTCCGCCAGCATGAAATGCAGTCTTGTAGGACCATTATTAGGTCAGATGTATGCTCACTTATAACATTTGGTGGAACGCCGTATACCGATAATGATCGAACAGTAAGCTGTAAAGTCTATTATTTGCCAGATCTAAGTGCACGTCAGTTTAAGGAGCTTGATGAAATGGAGGTAGGCTGTAGCCACGCCTGTGTTGCAGTCTTGGACAACTTTGTGTATGTTGTAGGAGGACAGCATTTGCAATATCGAAGTGGCGAAGGCGCTGTAGAAGTTTGTTTTCGCTATGATCCTCATTTAAATCAGTGGCTTCGAATTCAACCCATGCAGGAGAGCCGAATTCAGTTTCAACTGCATGTCTTGTATGGCATGCTATACGCAACTGGGGGAAGAAACCGGTCAGGAAGTTTGGCATCTGTCGAAAGGTATTGTCCCAAGACGAATGAGTGGACTTATGTCTGCTCTTTAAAGCGCCGGACTTGGGGTCATGCTGGTGCTACACTAAGAGGCAGACTGTATATTTCAGGAGGCTATGGAGTCTCTGTTGATGACAAAAAAGCCTTGCATTGTTATGACCCTTCTCTTGACCAATGGGAATTTAAGACTCCAATGAATGAGCCAAGAGTTCTTCATGCCATGGTAGGGACAAAGAACAGAATTTATGCCTTTGGGGGACGCATGGATCATGTTGATCGATGTTTTGATGTTTTAGCAGTTGAGTATTATGCTCCAGAGACTGACACATGGACAACTGTGAGTCCAATGCGAGCTGGACAATCTGAAGCAGGCTGCTGTCTTTTAGagcaaaaaatttttattgtagggggcTACAACTGGCACTTGAACAACGTGACTAGTATTGTACAAGTATACAATACAGAAACTGATGAATGGGAGAGGGACTTACATTTCCCAGAATCATTTGCAGGAATAGCTTGTGCATCAATTATACTACCACAAGTTACAGCCCAGAGCTAA